From Streptomyces sp. Edi4, one genomic window encodes:
- a CDS encoding DUF6879 family protein gives MLLDGEEWAAKFRDFRQEAWRLETLPQYLVPQEAEEFAAFKAGTRFPGPYEDSWIEMVRTRKVGRVHIVRQPLSDYLRFEFDRYYQHQAPAGEDIRILDVTDRPSPLPDHVGDFWMFDRTTIVLMHYQPDGKQISRELYEGDPAPFIEYQKTALEASLPFLEYIAG, from the coding sequence GTGCTCTTGGATGGTGAGGAGTGGGCGGCCAAGTTCCGCGACTTCCGACAGGAAGCGTGGCGGCTTGAGACCCTGCCCCAGTACCTCGTACCGCAGGAAGCGGAAGAGTTCGCGGCATTCAAGGCAGGGACCCGGTTCCCTGGGCCGTACGAGGATTCATGGATCGAGATGGTGCGCACCCGCAAGGTAGGACGCGTGCACATCGTCCGGCAGCCGCTCAGTGACTACCTGCGGTTCGAGTTCGATCGGTACTACCAGCACCAAGCACCCGCCGGAGAAGACATCCGCATCCTCGACGTGACGGACCGCCCCAGTCCGCTGCCGGACCACGTGGGCGACTTCTGGATGTTCGACCGCACCACGATCGTGCTCATGCACTACCAGCCTGACGGTAAGCAGATCAGCCGCGAACTGTACGAGGGCGACCCTGCCCCGTTCATCGAGTACCAGAAGACAGCCCTGGAGGCGTCTCTGCCGTTCCTGGAGTACATCGCCGGGTGA